ACGCTCGTACTCACCCTCGATCACGTTCGGGCGATGGCCGCCATCGCGCGGCTGGGCCTGGAACGGGTCATCCTGGAACGCACGCTGGCGCAGGGTTTGCTCTTCGGCACGGCGGCGCAGCTTGCCGGCCACCAGGCGGCGGGTGAACGGCAACAGGCACAGCACCCCCAGCACGTCGCTGATGAAGCCTGGCAGCAGCAGCAGGCCACCACCGACAGCCAGCATCAGCCCCTGGAACATGTCCTCGGCGGGCAGTTCGCCGCGCTGCAGGCTTTCACGGGCACGCAGAGCGGTGGCCAGGCCGGCCACGCGCATCACCAACACGCCCAGGGCGGAACCGGCGATGATCAGCAGCAGCGCCGGGAAGAAACCGATGGCGGCGCTGACCTTGACGAAGACGAACAGCTCCAGCACCGGAAAAATCAGAAACAGCAATAGAAAAGCACGCATCAAGCATTCCTCGACGGAAGAGAATCTTCCTATTAGGCCTTCAGATGGATGCGTGCCCTCGCGTTTTCAACCCTCGCCTTCATCCGCTACCGGCCATTGGTCGGCGCGGGCCAGCTGCACCAGGGCTTCGCGCACTTGTGTCGGGGTGTTGCAAGTGTTTGGGAAGGCCAACCAGTAGATACCCTGACCGATACGCAGATGCATGCCTTCGCTATCGATACCCACCATGTGCGCCGAATGCGGTAACCCCGCCAGTTCCACATAATGTGCGATAGCGTTGGCATGGTCACTGTTCATGTGCCCGATCATGCTTTCTTCGACCTGCCCAGCGAAGGGATTGGCCAGGGTGACCTGGTCGAGCCAGTGGATCGCCCCGAAGCCGCCAATGTAGCGATGACGCACCGGTTGCAGCACCCAGAAATCGAAATCGTGGGCCTTGTGGTAGTTGGCCGACTCGGGGAAGTACCGGTAGTAGCGTGCCGCCGCCGCTTCGATGGCCGCCTCGTCGGTCAGCTTGCGCGCTTCGGCCATGACCGTCAGGCGACCGACCGCCTGGACATCCTCGGCGTCACGCTCCCCCACCAGCAGCGAACACTTGGGGTCTTTCTGCAAGTTGTGGGTGTGCTGGGCGATACGGCTGATGAGGATCAGCGGATGCCCCTGGGCATCCAGGCAGTACGGAACCACGGAACCGAAGGGGTAGCCGGGCATGGATTTGGAGTGGGTCGAGAGCACGCCGCGGTATTCCTTGAGCAGCAGTTCCCGGGCGGGGCGAAGGGCGTTGGTACTCACTGGCGTAGGCTCCTGGCAGTGATTCGATGGATGACAAGATAAGCATTATCACCCTCCCCTGCCACTGGGGCTGTCATGTAGGAACGGCTTCAGCCGCGATGCGGGCAACGCGGTGCCTGGCCCCCGCTTTGCGGGTGATCGCGGCTAAAGCCGCTCCTACAGGCGTCGTGTCAGATCAATGGGAGAGGTGTTTCGTCCAGGGTGGGCGGAAAACTACCAGGTAACGCCGAACCCAGCGGTATAGCGCGTCTTGTCCAGATCACTGTCCCGAGTGCCCTTGATCAGGTCCTTCTCGGCCTTGAGGTTGAGCGAAGCCCATTCGGTGACCTTGTAGCGCAGGCCCATCTCGGCATCCAGCGCGTAGTCGGCAACGGTCCCCAGCGGCTTGCCGAACTCGCCGTTGGTGAAGAACTCCACCCGCTTGCCGATCAGGTAGCGGTTGTAGTCCCACTTCACGGCGGCGGAATAGAAGTTATCCTTGCCACCGTCGCGGTATTCGAAATCGGTGCGGTTGATCAGCGACCCCAGGGAGAACGCACCCAGTTCGTCGTCCCAGAACTGATAACCCGGGCCGGTACCGACGGTGCGCTGGCGGGCGAGGTCCTCGATCTGGTCACGCTTGTACTCCAGGCGCCCTTGCCAGAACCACTTGTCGGTGATGAAGCGGTCCAGGGCGTACTCGGCGCTCCAGTTGTTGGTGGTGGTGACTTCGTCCTTGGTCTCGCGGTTGTACTCGCCTTCGGCATGGTGCCGCCAGCGGCCATGGCGGGCGGTGGTCTTGAAGCTGACGTCGTAGTCGTCGCTGTTGGTTTCGGCGCGCTTGTAGTCCATCGCCACGTCGACATTGCCTTTCCACAGGAAGTCCTCGACCAGCGGCCGTGGCTTCATGATCTGCTCGATACTGGCCAGCTCGACGGTCCTGGGCGCCTCACCGTTGGCCAGGGTCACCTTGCCGGGTTCCGCGGCCTTGAGCGACTTGGCTTTCTCACCACTGTAGGCGTCCTGCTTGACCAGCAGTTCCTGGTCGCTTTCCAGCGTCTTGACCTGCTTCCAGTCCAGGGCGATCGAGCCGCCGTAAGGCGTCTCCAGCAACAGCTTGCCGCCGTCGAAGACCTTGATCTTGCCGCTGAGCCGGTCTCCGTTCTTCATCCACACGGTATCGGCGAGCGCCGGGGCGCAGAGGGAGGCGGCGATGAGGCACAGCAAGGTTCTAGAATACATAAGCGGACTACAGGTTCGATTTGGCGAAAAAAGCCGGGCATTATCCGGATCGACACGACTTGAGCAAGGACAGACCGAGGTCATGCCGACGAGTTCAATTCTCATTACCCACCGCCGTTCATCCGTTTTCATCCACAGGTCAGGAGTCGTCTGATGCCCAGCGACACACCCCTCAGCCACGAAAATGCCGAGGCCCGACGAACGGCCCTGTATTCGGTGTTGGGGCAAGTCCCACCGGGCAAGGTGGTCAGCTATGGCCAACTCGCCGAGCTGGCGGGGCTTGGCCGCGCGGCGCGCTGGGTCGGTCGCACCCTCGGGCAACTGCCCGCCGACACCCGCCTGCCTTGGCATCGGGTGCTGGGTGCTGGCGGGCGCTTGAGCCTGGCCCTGGGCACGCCATCTGGCGACGAACAACGCGCCCGATTGCGCGCAGAAGGCGTCAACCTGACCAATAATCGTGTGGATATGGCGCGCCATGGCTGGCGCCCGATGGAGCACAGCGGTTAGAGTGCGCGCTTTGTTTTCGCTAACTTGAGGCAGATGTTGGCCCATGCCCCGTAAAACCTGGCGCGCTGCGCTCGCTGCCTATGCCAGCCCGTCAACCTTGGTGCTTTTGCTGCTCGGATTCGCCGCCGGCCTGCCCTACATGCTGGTCTTCTCGACGCTGTCGGTGTGGTTGCGCGAGGCGGGCGTGGCCCGCGAGACCATCGGCTATGCCAGCCTGATCGGCCTGGCCTATGCGTTCAAGTGGGTGTGGTCGCCCCTGCTCGACCAGTGGCGCTTGCCGCTGCTCGGCGGCATGGGCCGTCGTCGCTCCTGGCTGCTGCTGTCGCAGGGGCTGGTGGTGGTGGGTTTGATCGGCATGGGCTTCTGCGACCCGCAAAAGCACCTGTCGTGGCTGATCGCTCTCGCCGTGCTGGTGGCTTTCGCCTCGGCCACCCAGGACATCGCCGTCGACGCCTACCGCCTGGAGATCGCCGACGACCAACGCCAGGCTGCCCTCGCCGCCAGCTACATGGCCGGCTACCGGGTTGCCGCGTTGCTGGCCACCGCCGGCGCGCTGTTCTTCGCCGAATGGTTCGGTTCCACAGGCTTCAGCTACCTGCACCAGGCCTGGACCGGCACCTACGTGCTGTTCGGCGTGCTGATGCTACCCGCACTGTTCACCACCCTGGTGATGCGCGAGCCAGCGGTGCCGCTGCGCACCCAACTGTCGGCCGCGCGTTACGGGCTGATGCACCAGCTGGTGTCGGTGTTCGTGCTGATCATCCTGCTGGTCTCGGTACCCGCCAGCTTCACCCAGATGTACAACACCGACTGGGCCAGCGTGGTGTTCGGCGACTCCAGCATGCTTGACCTGCTGCTCGAGGACCGCGCCTTCCTGCGCCTGATCCTCTACGCACTGCTGACCTGGCTGTGCCTGTCGTCGATGGGCCGTCGCGGCCTGGCGCCGGTGCTCACGCCGGTCAACGACTTCATCACCCGCTATCGTTGGCAGGCCCTGCTGCTGCTCGGGCTGATCGCCACCTACCGCATGTCCGACACGGTGATGGGCGTGATGGCCAACGTGTTCTACATCGACATGGGCTTCACCAAGGACCAGATCGCCAGCGTCAGCAAGATCTTTGGCCTGATCATGACCCTGGTCGGCGCCGGCGTCGGCGGCCTGCTGATCGTGCGCTTCGGCATCCTGCCGATCCTGTTCATCGGCGGTGCGGCCTCGGCGGCCACCAACATCCTGTTCCTGATGCTGGCCGACATGGGCCCGAATCTGGAAATGCTGGTGGTGACCATCTCGCTGGACAACTTCAGTTCCGGGCTGGCTACCTCGGCGTTCGTCGCCTACCTGTCGAGCCTGACCAACCTGAAGTTCTCGGCCACGCAGTACGCCCTGCTCAGCTCGATCATGCTGCTGTTGCCGCGCCTGATCGGCGGCTATTCAGGGGTGATGGTGGAGAAGTTCGGCTATCACGATTTCTTCCTGATCACCGCGCTTCTGGGCGTGCCGACGCTGGTGCTGATCGCCCTGCACTGGCGCCAGGAGATCGGGCGGGGAAAGCAGGCACCGGTCCAGAGCCCCGCAGCTGAACAAAGCTGATCGAAGGGGGCCATGCCCCCTTTTCGCCGGCAAGCCGGCGAACCAGGCCAACTCACTTATCGCGCGACAGCCTCTTCCCCAGGCCGCCGGCCCACCACGAACCACAGCGGCCACAGCGCCAGGGCGCCCGCCACGCCCGCGCCCAGGGCAAAGTGCATCAAGCTCGCCCCCGCCCCGAGCATCGCCAGCACCGCGCCGCCCAGCCCCAGCAAGGCGATGGTGATCATCCCCAGCATCGCCGATACCAGGCCCTTGCTCTGTTCGCTGGAGAACAGCGTCATGCGGTACAGCACCGCGTTGGCCACACCCAGGCCGAGGGCATACAGCGACATCCCGGCCACCACGCTGGGTACCGTCGGCCAGAGCCAGGTCGCCAGGAGCATCAGGCCGAGGCCCGCCAGGTAAGGCAGGAGCGCACCCCGCACCAGTGCAGGCAGCGGATAGCGATCGGCAATACGGTTGATGATCAGGTTGCCCAGGATCAGCCCGCCGAACACCGGCAGCTGCCACAAGGCGTATTCCATCCTGCTCAGGCCCTCGTCGGTGATCAGCAGCACCGGCGACAGGCCGATCCAGCCGATCAGCGGCAGGCCCACCAGCCCCAGCGCCGCGCTGCCGGCAACAAAGCGGCGGTTGGTCAGCAGCTGGCCGTAGCCGGCCAGCAAAGGCAGCAGGTGGATCGGCGTGAACGGCAGGCGCGAGCCGTCGCGGCGCTCCACCCCCAGGGTTTCAGGCATCAGCCGGTACAGCAGTACCCAGCACAACACCGCGCCTGCGGCAAACGCGACGAACAGCCAGCGCCAGTCCAGCCACTCCAGCAGCAAGGTACCGACCAATGGCCCCAGCAGTGGCGACAACAGGGCGATGTTGGCCAGCAGGGCCATCATGCGCACCGCGTCGGCCTCGCTGAATGCCTCGTTCAACGCCGGGTAGCTGACCGTGACCACGAAGCCCAGGCCGATGCCTTGCAGCAGGCGCAGCAAGTTGAACAGGCCGATATCGTTCGCCCAGAAGGTCGCCAGGCAGGCCACCCCGAAGAGCACGCACCCCGACAACAGCAAGGGCCGTCGGCCAAAGCGGTCGGACAGCGGGCCGATCAGCCATTGCAGGACCACGCCGCCCAGCAGGTACAGGTTCAGGGCGTGGGGAATGTATTGAGGGCTGGCCTTGAGGTCGTCGACCACCACCGGCATGGCGGGCATGACCGCGTCGCTGGCCAGGTAGGTCAGCAACTCGAACAGCGCCAGGGTCAGGCCGAACAGCAAGGCGCGCAGGGGGGTGATGTACAGCAGAGGTTTCATGATGGCTATCAGGTGTGAACAGTGGAGTCAGGGTATATGCCAGATCTGGCGGGCGGTTGGCTGTGAACAAATGTAATGGCCTGAAAAGCAGCGCGGGGCAAGCCCGCTCCCACGATGTCGGTGGGAGCGGGCTTGCCCCGCGCTGGAAAACGACGCGGTGTTACTGGACAGCGGCTTCCTGCACCACGCGAATCACCCGCTGCGGGAACGGAATGTCGATCCCTTCGGCCTTGAGCCGGTCGCGGGCATGTTCGTTGAGCATGAACAACACGTCCCAGTAATCCGGGGTCTTGACCCAAATACGCAGCGACACAGTGATAGAGCTGTCGCCCAGCGTCGATACCACCGCCTGCGGTGCCGGGTCCTGCAGCACACGCGGGTCCTGGGCCAATTCCAGCAGCACGTTGCGCGCCTTCTGCAGGTCGGCGTCATAATCCACACCCACGTCGAACACGACCTTGCGGGTCGGCTGGCGGTTGGCGTTGATGATGATGCCGTTGGACAGGCTGCCGTTGGGCAGGATCACGGTCTTGTTGTCACCGGTGCGCACCACGGTGTGGAAGATCTGGATACTGTCCACGGTGCCCGCGATACCCTGGGCCTCGATCCAGTCGCCGATGCGGAACGGGCGGAATATGAGGATGAGCACGCCACCCGCAAAGTTCGCCAGGCTGCCCTGCAAAGCCAAAGCGAAGGTCAGACCGGCGGCACCGATAGCGGCGACGAACGATGTGGTCGCGATGCCGATCATCGATGCCACGCTGACAACCAGCAGCACCTTCAGCGTGATATTCGCCAGCGTGCTGATAAACCCCTGCAAGGCTTGGTCAGTGCTGCGCATACCCACCAACTTGCCCAGGCGCGCGCTGACCTTGTTGACGAACCACCAGCCGATCGCCAGCGTCAGCAGCGCCAGCAACACGCGGCTGCCATATTCCACGATCAACGGAATCCAGGTCTGCGATTGACGAACCAACTGATCGACTTCAGCGTTCAAATCCATATTTTTCTCCTGATGCCGAGCGGCACGTGCACAGTGAAGCAGGTCGCTAAACGAAAGCGGCCCGGGACCCGATGGACATCACTACGCCATCAAGGTTCCGGGCCGGCGCGATCAATCGCGGAAGTTGTTGAACTGCAGCGGCATGTCGAATTCCTTGGTGCGCAGCAGAGCGATGGCTTCCTGCAGGTCGTCACGCTTCTTGCCGGTCACACGCACCTGCTCGCCCTGGATGGCGGCCTGCACCTTGAGCTTGCCGTCCTTGATGGTGGCGACGATCTTCTTGGCCAGGTCCTTGTCGATGCCTTCGCGGAATTTGGCTTCTTGCTTCTTTTCCTTGCCCGAAGCATAGGGGTCCTTGGTTTCCAGGCACTTGACGTCGATCTTGCGCTTGACCAGCGCCAGGCGCAGGATTTCCAGCATCGCTTCGAGCTGGAACTCCTCTTCGGCGGTCAGCAGCACGGTCTGCTCTTTGTCCTTGAACTCGAAGGTGCCCTTGCCCTTGAGGTCGTAGCGGCGATCGAGATCCTTGATGGCGTTGTCGACAGCGTTCTGCACTTCGTGCTTGTCCAGTTCCGATACCACGTCGAACGAAGGCATGGGTGTTCTCCAGAAAAGAAAGCGCGCTCGTCTGAAGATGGAGCGCGTCGGGTTTGATGGTTAAAATGCGGACTCATTATAACGGGTTGCGAAACGCAGATGAGCAGCACCTGGCACATTCTCGGCGCCGGTAGCCTCGGCAGCCTCTGGGCCTGCCGCCTGGCCCGCGCCGGCAAGGCGGTCCGCCTGATCCTGCGCGATCCGCAGCGTTTGGCCGCCTATCAAGCCGCAGGCGGGCTCACCCTGGTCGAACAGGAAAATGCCAGCCATTACGCGATTCCCGCCGAGACCGGCGATGCACCTGGCCCGATCCATCGCCTGCTGGTCGCCTGCAAGGCCTACGACGCCGCACCCGCCGTGGCGCGCCTGGCCCCGCGGCTGGCCGAAGGGGCGCACGTCGTGCTGTTGCAGAACGGCCTGGGCAGCCAGGACGAGGTGGCCGACCAAGCCCCCCATGCCCGTTGCATCTTCGCCTCCAGCACCGAGGGTGCATTCCGTGAATCCGACTGGCAGGTGCGTTTTGCCGGCCAGGGTTTCAACTGGCTGGGCGACCCCGGCAACCCCGCCACACCGAATTGGTGGGATGACTTGGGCGATGCCGGGATCCCGGCCGAGTGGACCGTCGACATTCTCCCCCGCCTGTGGCGCAAGCTTGCGCTCAACTGTGCGATCAACCCGCTCACCGTGCTGCACGACTGCCAGAACGGCGGCCTGCTCGGCCACCTGGCCGAAGTCGACCAGCTGTGCGACGAGCTGGCCGAACTGCTGCGTCGCTGCGGCCAGCCCAACGCCGCCGACGACCTGCTCGAGGAAGTGCAACGGGTCATTCTCGCCACCGCGGCCAACTACTCTTCCATGTACCAGGATGTCCGCCATGGCCGGCGCACCGAAGTCCACTACCTGCTCGGCCATGCCTGCCGCGCCGCTGAGCGCCATGGCGCGGCCGTACCCCGGCTGGAACGCCTGCACCAGCGCCTGGTCGATAGCCTGAAGGCCCGCGGCCTGCCCAGCGCCTGATGCCAACCACCCAACGGAGATGGAAACCGCCTTGTCCATGACCCTGCGCCAACGCCTGGACAACCTCCCGGTCGGGCAGAAACTGCTGGCGGCCTTGCTGGTGCTGCTGGTCACCATCCTGCTGGTGGCCAACCTGGCGTTCATCAGTGCCGCCTACTGGATCACCCAGGACAGCATGGCGCCGCAGGCCCTGCAGACCATCGGCAAGCTGGTGTCCAACCCGCAGCTGTCCTCGCAGGCCGGGGACTCGCCAGACACCGCAAACGCACTGCTCAAGGAACTCGACAGCTACTCGCAGCTGCGCGCCGCGGCCATCTATGCCAGTGATGGCCGCCTGCTTGCACAGCTTCAGCACGGCGACACGCTCACCCTGCCCAAGCGCTTTCGCAACATCGACGGCTGGCGGCTCATGGAGTTTCGCAGTACCCAGCTGATCCGCCTGCCCCGCGACGGCGGCCCGCCCGCGCACCTGCTGCTGGTGGCCAGCAGCGAACTGCCCACCGCGTTCTATACCGGCACCCTGTCGGCCAGCCTGGCCATCCTGGTGTTCAGCGTGCTGCTGTGGCTGGTCATCGCCCGCCAGATCAAGCGCCTGATCACCCTGCCGATCAACCGCCTCGAGGAGCTGACGCGCCAGGTCACCCGCGAAGAGAGCTACGCCCTGCGCGCCAAGCGTGGCAATGACGACGAGATCGGCAGCCTGGCCGAGGCGTTCAACACCATGCTCTCGCGCATCGAAGCTCGCGAGCAGCAGCTCAAGCGCACCCGTGACGAATTCCAGTCAGCCTACGACCAGGCCCAGGGCCTGGCCGAGGAAACCCGCCATACCAACCGCAAGCTGGAGCTGGAAGTCCAGGTGCGCAGCAAGATCGAGAAAAAGCTCACGGGTTTCCAGAACTACCTCAACAGCATCATCGACTCCATGCCCTCGGCACTGATCGCCCTCGACGAGCAGCTCTATGTCACCCAATGGAACCATGAAGCCACGGTGCTTTCCGGCACCCCCCTGGACGAAGCGCTGAACCAGCCGATCTTCCTCGCCTTCGAGCCCCTCAAGCCGTTCCTGCCGCAACTGAAGGAGAGCGTGGAGAAACACCGGGTGGCGAAGATCGAACGGATCACCTGGCCCAAGGACGAAGACCTGCGCCACTACGCCCTGACCTTCTACCCGCTGACCGGCGGCGGCGGACGCGGCGTGGTGATCCGTATCGACGACATCACCCAGCGCCTGTCCCTGGAAGAGATGATGGTGCAGTCGGAGAAGATGCTCTCGGTCGGCGGGCTGGCCGCGGGCATGGCCCACGAGATCAACAACCCGCTGGGGGCGATCCTGCACAACGTGCAGAACATCCGCAGACGCCTGTCACCGGAGCTTGCGCGCAACCAGGAACAGGCCGCCGAACTGGGTATCGACCTGCCAAGCGTGAACCGCTACCTGGACAGCCGCGAAGTGCCGCAACTGCTCGATGGCATCCAGCAGGCCGGCGCGCGGGCGGCGAAGATCGTCACCCACATGCTCAGCTTCAGCCGCCGCAGCAACCGCCAGCTGGTGCCCTGCGAGCTGCCGGCGCTGATCGACCAGGCGGTGGAGATCGCCAGCAACGACTTCGACCTGACCATCGGTTTCGACTTCAAGGGCCAGGCCATCGTCCGCCAGTTCGACCCGACACTCGGGCCGGTGCCCTGCACCGCCAACGAGCTCGAACAGGTGCTGCTCAACCTGCTGAAGAACGCCGCCCAGGCCATCCACCAGCGCCCGCAGCCCAGCGAGCCCGGGCGGATCATCCTGCGCACCCGGCTCAACCCGCCGTGGGCGGAAATCCAGGTCGAGGACAACGGCATCGGCATGCCCGAGGCGGTGCGCAAGCGCACCTTCGAACCCTTCTTCACCACCAAGGAGATCGGCCAGGGCACGGGGCTGGGGCTGTCGGTCTCTTACTTCATCATCACCAACAACCACAAGGGGCAGATGGAGGTGCAGTCCACACCCGGCCAGGGCACCTGCTTCACCCTACGCCTACCCCTCGGCCAGCCGGCCGCCAGCAAGACGGAGGCATGACATGGGCTATCGCCTGTCGAAGATCTACACCCGCACCGGGGACAAAGGTGAAACAGGACTGGGCGATGGCCGCCGGGTGCCCAAGGACCATCCCCGCATCGAGGCGATCGGCGAGGTGGACAGCCTCAACAGCCAGCTGGGGGTGCTGCTGGCGGGGCTGTCCGACGCGGGTCTGGCTGAGGTGTTCGAGGTACTGGCGCCCTGCCAGCACCGTTTGTTCGACCTCGGGGGCGAGCTGGCGATGCCCAGTTATCAGGCACTGAATGTCGTGGAAGTCGAACGACTGGAAGCGGCCATCGATTTATGGAACGCAGAATTGGGGCCGCTGAAGAACTTCATCCTGCCCAGTGGTTCGGCGCTGGTGGCCCAGGCCCATGTGTGCCGAAGCCAGGCGCGGGCCGCGGAACGGCGCTGCCAGCAGTTGAATGCCGTGGAGCCGTTGGAGGGCGTCGGGTTGGCGTACATCAACCGGCTGTCGGACCTGCTGTTCGTGGCGGCGCGGATCATCGGCCGCCGACAAGGGGTGGCCGAAGTGCTGTGGCAGCCCGCCGGAAAACCATAAGCCTGGAGCCTGTGGGAGCGGGTTTACCCGCGAACAAGGGCGAGGCCCTTGCCATTCACCGCGGTGGCTGATTCGCGGGTAAACCCGCTCCCACAGCCAGGCATGGCTTCAGGCTACAGGCCAGAACGCCCGGATACCGGCAACACCCTGGGCACCAACCTCCCAGGCCTGCTCTCGCTCACCCGGCCCAACACCGCCCAGCAGGAAGACCGGGTGACTGAACTCGGTGATCAACCGCTGCGCCTCACCCCACCCCAGCGGCGTGGCATCGGGATGTGTCTGGGTCGCCTGCACTGGCGACAGGGTGACGAAGTCCACCCCCATCTGCTCGGCCAGCGCCAGCTCCTCGGCGTTGTGGCAGGATGCCGCCAGCCAGCGTTCCTTCGGGAACGGCCGGCCCTTCGCGGCATACTTGCGCAACTGCGCGGCGGTCAGGTGCCAACCCGCCGACGGGAAGTCGCCCAGCCACTCCAACGGCCCCTTGAGCATCAGTTGTGCCTTGCCCGCACACAGCCCGACCGCGTCCACCGCGACATCGCGGTACTTGGGGTCGTACATGTCGGGGGCGCGCAGCTGGATCAGCCTGATCCCGCTGGCCACCGCCTTCTGGATGCCCTTGAGCAGCTGCGGCACCTCCAGGCCATCCGGCGTGATCAGGTACTGATCAGGCAGGCGCGCCGCGGCGACGATGGGCTTGTTGGCCTCGGGGAACTCGTACTGGCCCAGGTCACGCGGCGCTACCCAGGCCAGCGGCTGGCCCTCGGCACCATGGGGTTCTCCGGTGAAGGCGTCAACTTCGCGCACATCCAGCAGCACCTGCTTGTCCGGATAGTCGTGGCTGACCTTGATCAACGGCCGTGAACGCGTGACCTCGATACCCAGCTCCTCGCGCAACTCGCGGGCCAGCGCCGCCTCGACGCCCTCGCCGTCCTCGACCTTGCCACCCGGGAACTCCCACAGGCCGCCCTGGTGTTGCGTGTCAGCGCGACGGGCGATGAGGATACGGCCGTCAGTGCCACGAATGACCGCGGCAACCACATGAATCCGCTTCACCCTTCACGCTCCGCCAGGCCAGCCGTCTGCCAAGCCTGGAACGCAGGCCATTGATAGATGGTTTCGATGTAGGCGGCCGCCGCGGCCGGTACTTCGACACGGTAGGTACGCAGGCGTACGGCCACCGGGGCGAAGAAGGCATCGGCCAGGGTCGGCCGGCCGAACAGGAACGAGCCGCTGTCCTTGGCCACCAGGCGGCATTCGTTCCACAAGGCAACGATGCGGTCGATATCGACCTGCACGTCCAGTGGCACCTCATCCAGCGCCTGGTCGCGCGACAGGTCGAAAGGCATCGCGCCGCGCAAGGCGAAGAAGCCGCTGTGCATCTGCGCGCAGGCCGAACGGGCCTGGGCACGGGCGGCAACATCCTCGGGCCAGAGCCTGGCCTCGGGGTATTGCTCGTTGAGGAATTCGGCGATGGCCAGGGAGTCGGCGATCACGCCATGCTCGGTCTTGAGCAAGGGCACCTTGCCAGTGGCCGAGAACGCGAGGAGGCGCTGGCGGGTGTCTGGCTGGTTGAGCTTGACCAGGGTTTCTTCGTAGGGGGCGCCGGCCAGTTCGAGGGCCAGGGCGCCGCGTAGCGACCAGGAGGAATACAACTTGTCGCCGATGATCAGGTGGTAGCTCATGAAGCTGCTCCATCAGGTTCGGATACGAGGGGCTGCTGCACAGCCTTCGCCGGCAAGCAGGCCCCTACAGAACCTGTGGGAGCGG
This genomic stretch from Pseudomonas entomophila harbors:
- a CDS encoding FxsA family protein; translated protein: MRAFLLLFLIFPVLELFVFVKVSAAIGFFPALLLIIAGSALGVLVMRVAGLATALRARESLQRGELPAEDMFQGLMLAVGGGLLLLPGFISDVLGVLCLLPFTRRLVAGKLRRRAEEQTLRQRAFQDDPFQAQPRDGGHRPNVIEGEYERRDK
- a CDS encoding HugZ family protein; its protein translation is MSTNALRPARELLLKEYRGVLSTHSKSMPGYPFGSVVPYCLDAQGHPLILISRIAQHTHNLQKDPKCSLLVGERDAEDVQAVGRLTVMAEARKLTDEAAIEAAAARYYRYFPESANYHKAHDFDFWVLQPVRHRYIGGFGAIHWLDQVTLANPFAGQVEESMIGHMNSDHANAIAHYVELAGLPHSAHMVGIDSEGMHLRIGQGIYWLAFPNTCNTPTQVREALVQLARADQWPVADEGEG
- a CDS encoding DUF481 domain-containing protein, with protein sequence MYSRTLLCLIAASLCAPALADTVWMKNGDRLSGKIKVFDGGKLLLETPYGGSIALDWKQVKTLESDQELLVKQDAYSGEKAKSLKAAEPGKVTLANGEAPRTVELASIEQIMKPRPLVEDFLWKGNVDVAMDYKRAETNSDDYDVSFKTTARHGRWRHHAEGEYNRETKDEVTTTNNWSAEYALDRFITDKWFWQGRLEYKRDQIEDLARQRTVGTGPGYQFWDDELGAFSLGSLINRTDFEYRDGGKDNFYSAAVKWDYNRYLIGKRVEFFTNGEFGKPLGTVADYALDAEMGLRYKVTEWASLNLKAEKDLIKGTRDSDLDKTRYTAGFGVTW
- a CDS encoding MGMT family protein encodes the protein MPSDTPLSHENAEARRTALYSVLGQVPPGKVVSYGQLAELAGLGRAARWVGRTLGQLPADTRLPWHRVLGAGGRLSLALGTPSGDEQRARLRAEGVNLTNNRVDMARHGWRPMEHSG
- a CDS encoding AmpG family muropeptide MFS transporter — protein: MPRKTWRAALAAYASPSTLVLLLLGFAAGLPYMLVFSTLSVWLREAGVARETIGYASLIGLAYAFKWVWSPLLDQWRLPLLGGMGRRRSWLLLSQGLVVVGLIGMGFCDPQKHLSWLIALAVLVAFASATQDIAVDAYRLEIADDQRQAALAASYMAGYRVAALLATAGALFFAEWFGSTGFSYLHQAWTGTYVLFGVLMLPALFTTLVMREPAVPLRTQLSAARYGLMHQLVSVFVLIILLVSVPASFTQMYNTDWASVVFGDSSMLDLLLEDRAFLRLILYALLTWLCLSSMGRRGLAPVLTPVNDFITRYRWQALLLLGLIATYRMSDTVMGVMANVFYIDMGFTKDQIASVSKIFGLIMTLVGAGVGGLLIVRFGILPILFIGGAASAATNILFLMLADMGPNLEMLVVTISLDNFSSGLATSAFVAYLSSLTNLKFSATQYALLSSIMLLLPRLIGGYSGVMVEKFGYHDFFLITALLGVPTLVLIALHWRQEIGRGKQAPVQSPAAEQS
- a CDS encoding MFS transporter, encoding MKPLLYITPLRALLFGLTLALFELLTYLASDAVMPAMPVVVDDLKASPQYIPHALNLYLLGGVVLQWLIGPLSDRFGRRPLLLSGCVLFGVACLATFWANDIGLFNLLRLLQGIGLGFVVTVSYPALNEAFSEADAVRMMALLANIALLSPLLGPLVGTLLLEWLDWRWLFVAFAAGAVLCWVLLYRLMPETLGVERRDGSRLPFTPIHLLPLLAGYGQLLTNRRFVAGSAALGLVGLPLIGWIGLSPVLLITDEGLSRMEYALWQLPVFGGLILGNLIINRIADRYPLPALVRGALLPYLAGLGLMLLATWLWPTVPSVVAGMSLYALGLGVANAVLYRMTLFSSEQSKGLVSAMLGMITIALLGLGGAVLAMLGAGASLMHFALGAGVAGALALWPLWFVVGRRPGEEAVAR
- a CDS encoding mechanosensitive ion channel family protein encodes the protein MDLNAEVDQLVRQSQTWIPLIVEYGSRVLLALLTLAIGWWFVNKVSARLGKLVGMRSTDQALQGFISTLANITLKVLLVVSVASMIGIATTSFVAAIGAAGLTFALALQGSLANFAGGVLILIFRPFRIGDWIEAQGIAGTVDSIQIFHTVVRTGDNKTVILPNGSLSNGIIINANRQPTRKVVFDVGVDYDADLQKARNVLLELAQDPRVLQDPAPQAVVSTLGDSSITVSLRIWVKTPDYWDVLFMLNEHARDRLKAEGIDIPFPQRVIRVVQEAAVQ
- a CDS encoding YajQ family cyclic di-GMP-binding protein, with amino-acid sequence MPSFDVVSELDKHEVQNAVDNAIKDLDRRYDLKGKGTFEFKDKEQTVLLTAEEEFQLEAMLEILRLALVKRKIDVKCLETKDPYASGKEKKQEAKFREGIDKDLAKKIVATIKDGKLKVQAAIQGEQVRVTGKKRDDLQEAIALLRTKEFDMPLQFNNFRD
- a CDS encoding putative 2-dehydropantoate 2-reductase; translated protein: MSSTWHILGAGSLGSLWACRLARAGKAVRLILRDPQRLAAYQAAGGLTLVEQENASHYAIPAETGDAPGPIHRLLVACKAYDAAPAVARLAPRLAEGAHVVLLQNGLGSQDEVADQAPHARCIFASSTEGAFRESDWQVRFAGQGFNWLGDPGNPATPNWWDDLGDAGIPAEWTVDILPRLWRKLALNCAINPLTVLHDCQNGGLLGHLAEVDQLCDELAELLRRCGQPNAADDLLEEVQRVILATAANYSSMYQDVRHGRRTEVHYLLGHACRAAERHGAAVPRLERLHQRLVDSLKARGLPSA